The Triticum aestivum cultivar Chinese Spring chromosome 5A, IWGSC CS RefSeq v2.1, whole genome shotgun sequence genomic sequence AGATCGTTCCAAATTAAGCTAATCTCTTTGACGATGATGTCTCTTTTGCACGTGTTGCCTGTTGATTAGTCTAGTACCCACGGTTGCTTTTTCGCATCATTGTGTTGTGCGTGCCGTTTGTTTTATCTGTGGTCAGGAGGCCCTTGGAATTGGTCGCAGAGAAATGGGCTAAGCCGAGTCTGCAAGGGCAGTGTCAACTTTAAATCAGATCTGACTTTTATAGCGTCCGTTTTTTCCTCAAtcaagaagaaaaaggaaacttgCAATTGTGACTAACACTTGTTTTGCTAGTTTATAGAAACTATGGGAATTGTCTACAGTTTGTAAGTTCCGTGCTTCTTTCTCAGTAGTTTCACTGGAACAAATGTTCATAAACTGGCAAGCAATTTTAGTTATGCAGGACATTTGGTTTCCGCTGGCACTTGAATTTGAATGGCTGACGTAGTTCATGGAGCGTCTGAGCACTGTACTCTCATAATTTATGGATCAGAGCTTTTGATGTTTCATCTCTGGAAGCAGGGCCTGTTTATGTAGAAGAGGTTCTTGATCAATCTATTAcactctctgttcctaaatataatatGTTTTGGCAGTTTAGtttgaactgccaaaacgtctcatatttaggaacagaggtagtacatctTAAAATAGTACTTAAACTTTTATGTTTAAGGAGAACAGAGGTAGTACATCTTAAAAGAGTACTTAAACTTTTATGTTTAAGGAGCTGTTTAATTCTACCATGTATTCAGGTTAAAGCTCCAGCATAGTCAGACCTCACGATCTATTTCCATTGCACGGACTTTTTCTGCAATAATGCATCTACTATATGCTTTTTTTTATTGCCATGTCCATGTCTCTGACAAGTTATGTTTTAGCAAGTGAATTTTCATGTTCCATTTCTTTGAGGTATTGTCTGAATTACCATTTTAGTTCTGTTGGTTTTCTGATTGAGTTTGGAAGTATGATTACAGGTAGAAGGCAAGACCATTAAAGCTCAGATATGGGATACTGCTGGCCAAGAGAGGTACCGTGCAATCACAAGTGCTTACTACAGGGGAGCTGTGGGAGCTCTTTTGGTGTATGACATAACAAAGAAGCTATCATTTGAAAACATCAATAGGTGGCTTAGTGAGCTCCGTAACCATGCTGACTCCAACATTGTCATCATGATGGTTGGAAACAAATCCGACCTTAACCACCTGAGGTCAGTTCAAGAGGAAGAAGGGCAGGCATTAGCAGAGAAGGAAGGGCTATCCTTCCTTGAGACCTCGGCACTGGAAGCCTTGAACGTCGAGAAGGCGTTTCAGACTATCCTTTCCGACATCCATCAGATCATAAGCAAGAAGGCGCTCGCTGCCCAGGAGGCTGCAGGAAGTGGACCTCCGACTCAAGGAACCACCATCAATGTTGCCGATTCATCTGGCAACACAAAGAAAGGGTGCTGTTCTACCTAGGTGCGAACAGAGAAGTGGTGATTCTGCAAAAGGATGCTCACATGGATCTTACGGCGCCCTAGGTGTCTAGGTGTTAGTTCGGTCCCTTTTGACTCCTTTTGGCCTGTAATTCTGGTGGGGTTGTATTAAAGTTCATACTGCTAGAAAGAAATTATCCTTGGTAGATACCGTGTGTAGTTGCAAATTTTTGGTAGAGACCATTGTTTGTCAGTCAGACTTACTACAGTTTCAGAGCATTATCATGTTTCCTTTTAGGTACATGTTTGTCCTCCTAAGACATTTGGTGCCCCGAATTACCGGAGCAGGAACAATGGGGGTATAGATATATATCTCTTGTATTTGTTATATGTGGATTGTGGTGTTATCtgaacatcttttgtcctacaaaAGGCATCTTGTTAACATTGTTCTTGCAAACTGAGGAGCAGCTCATCTGTTCCTCTTTGTACGGTTTCGCTGATCCTGCTTGCACATTCTCTTGTGGCTTGATCTACACTGTTCTGCACTTGGATTGGTCGTTTTCGTGTAATTTGGGCCTCCAGTTTGTTCGTGTAATGTATGTGGATTTCAGTTCCAAGATATATGCCCCGGATTACCGGAACAGCAGCAACGGGATGCTCCTATATCTTGTAGTGTTCGTTATGCGAATTGTGGCGCTATCCGAACATCTTGCAAACCGAGGAGCAGCTCACCTGGTCCTCTGGTGGCTTTCGGCCTTTTCGATGATCCTGCTCGCGCATTCTCTTGTTGCTTGAGCTACACTGTTCTGCATTCTAATTGCATGGGTTTCTGTAGTGTGCAGTGTTCGTATAATGCATCTGGATTGCATTCTGATGGAATCGGTCCTGTGCTCATCTGCTTTAGCATATATCATAATCTGTTTCCACGTTGCATTGTCAGTACAGTACAGGCCCAGAGGCCACGGAAAGCTCGTGCTTGTATTTCAACCTTAAACCCCCTTTGAACTTTCAGTCCCTTCATCTCTGCCTTTATGCCATCTTTTCATGCTCGGCAGATCCATTCCCCGACGTTTCATCGCCTTTTTTCACGAGATCGGCAAAAGATTGTTCAGATGCCCGGTCTTTCAGACATCAGCCATCAGACTGAAGACCACTGCAAAATTTGAACACAATTATTTGCGGGAACCTTCACACACAAGACTCTCAGAGTAAACATCAGTCGGTTCAACATCTCGCAAGTTCGCCATCTCGAACCGTTGTTCATCTGGAAGGAGAATATGTTCTCTTTCGCCGCCGCAAAATGGCAGTCAAATCCTTTCGGCCGGTATGGGTAAGGGGGGGGTAGATCAGATGCTCGCACAATGACTTTGTCAACTGTAGAGTCTACTCCGAGTCTGATAGAAGGATCCTTATCATCATTAGTCGACACAAACGTTTGCCGAATCCTGTTCCTTCACTTCCAAGAATCTGCCGGTCGACAGCTGCAACCTACAGCTTTGTTTTCTGTTATCTAAATCCTTCCTTTTTGCAGGCAAAATCTGTTGTGCGATCCTAATCTAGTACTGCTACATCTCTCCATTTCCCATCATGATCTGCTCTCTGCTTATGATTATCAATCATGTGTTTCTGAATTTGGGAAAGTGAACTTTCTGGGTACCTGTACAAACCGTACCCTTGCAAAATATTGCATTAAATAAAGATGTATAAAATGAGAAAATAACATCATAATTGTGCCGACAAGTGCACGCTGGGGGCCGTATGTCGATCGATTAATATTTTCCAACTCGCGACCTCGCGTGATGGTAGGGTTCAATTAAGATTTTGTATGTTTTATGTCCTATCTCCTTTATCTTGATGCCCAGTGTCCTGCATTCTGTGGCTAAGCAAGTACAGAGTGGATGCCTACCATGGTTCAATTCCATGGTCAAAAGGGGTTTATGCAAGTACAAGTAAATAAAGAGAGAAGAAAGAAGGGGTTTATTCTCTTCTGCACCCAGTAAACTAGGAGTAATTAACAAGATAAGAACAACCGGAGTATTAATCAAAGTTGAAGCTTAGCCCTGCGACCTGATGATGGCATGCGCACTTTGGGGAACAAATTCAGTGTGAGATACCCAAAGTGATACATATGTGTTCTTCCTCCCCTATCATGGATGGATAGCTAATTTTCTACTCCAACTAATGAGTGTAGTATGTTAATTGGATGTCGATGAATGTTAAATACTCCCATCAATTGTACCTTGCCTATCATGGAAAAGAAGGTTCATCCCACAATCTATATGCCTGTCCTAATCGGAGCTGAACCTGGCTACATAAAAAACTTGTGGCTAATTTAGTGGTTCATTAAACTAGTGTACCAGTTAGGGTAATCAAGTACTACCAGTGCTGCTAATACTAGCTAGTGTTCGAATTCCTCTCTAGATGCAGGTTAAATTTTTCTGATGTATAGGTCATGCTGTTGACTAGGATATTACCCACTGAAAATTGGAGCTCATCATTCTGTGTCCCATCATGGACTTGTGGCTGGAAATTCCCTGCTGCCCACAGCCACACCACATGCCACGCAACATAAGACACAAGGAACCGATTCCTTCAATATAGTACTTATTTACACATCCATATGCAATTAGCACTAATCTTGTGCCCCCAGCATCAGAGGATCCAGCTATATCTTGTCCAGACATTTGTTGGCCTACCTACGTACCACCCAAAGCTGCACTACAATTAAGTAAGTAATGTGTTTTGTTGGGCCACAACAGAAAAAAAAAGTATTGCACAAGACTCATCAACTTAATGAGCATGTCAAAGGAgcttcaaaaaaaaaaagagcatGTCAAAGGTGGGAGCATCACTGGTACACAAGTTCTCTGCTTCTGGCTCATCTAGACATggatgtttcttcttctttttggggtGCAAAAGCACATAGAAAAAAATATTTATAGAAGAAAAAGCAAAGGTAAATTAGGATCAATCTTCTACCTCCAGCATTAGAAGATCTAAACCTATATCTAGTCCAGACATTTGTTGGCCTACCTACCACCCAAACTGCAATACAATTAAGTAAGTAAATGGGTTTTGTTGGACAACAACATGAAAAAATATTGCGCAAAACCCACTAACTTAATTAGTATGACAAAGGTGGCAATAGCACCGGAGAAGGTTCTTTGCTTCTGGCTGATATAGACATTGATTTTCCATTTTTCTTTGGGTGAAAAAGCACTTTTAGTTAGGATCAATCTTCTACCTCCAGCATC encodes the following:
- the LOC123105710 gene encoding ras-related protein RABA2b isoform X2, producing the protein MAHRVDNEYDYLFKIVLIGDSGVGKSNILSRFTRNEFCLESKSTIGVEFATRTLQVEGKTIKAQIWDTAGQERWLSELRNHADSNIVIMMVGNKSDLNHLRSVQEEEGQALAEKEGLSFLETSALEALNVEKAFQTILSDIHQIISKKALAAQEAAGSGPPTQGTTINVADSSGNTKKGCCST
- the LOC123105710 gene encoding ras-related protein Rab11C isoform X1, with the protein product MAHRVDNEYDYLFKIVLIGDSGVGKSNILSRFTRNEFCLESKSTIGVEFATRTLQVEGKTIKAQIWDTAGQERYRAITSAYYRGAVGALLVYDITKKLSFENINRWLSELRNHADSNIVIMMVGNKSDLNHLRSVQEEEGQALAEKEGLSFLETSALEALNVEKAFQTILSDIHQIISKKALAAQEAAGSGPPTQGTTINVADSSGNTKKGCCST